A single window of Prochlorococcus marinus XMU1410 DNA harbors:
- a CDS encoding HAD family hydrolase: MSSQKIFLFDFDGVIVDGMQEYWHSSLLACERYLNSPNITIDQKLYQGVPNSFKEIRPWVKYGWEMILIVHEIIKTENPLKSDNKDDFINNYHQNCQRILNENSWIAEDIQKMLDNSRKYQINKDFKSWINLHKPFFEIINFMEELSKRGIKSGVITTKGKIFAEKILKQLNIFPEFIFGYESGTKIKIAEKLTQTYEILGFIEDRKKTLIDIKQNSETSHIPCFLADWGYLKESDKNKLSNEIKLLKLGNLGELVAI, encoded by the coding sequence GTGTCTTCTCAAAAAATTTTTCTATTTGATTTTGATGGAGTAATAGTTGATGGAATGCAAGAATATTGGCATAGCTCCTTGCTGGCCTGTGAAAGATATTTAAATTCACCCAACATCACTATTGATCAAAAACTTTATCAAGGAGTACCAAATTCTTTCAAAGAAATTAGGCCTTGGGTTAAATATGGTTGGGAAATGATTCTAATTGTTCACGAAATTATAAAAACAGAAAATCCATTAAAAAGTGATAATAAAGATGATTTCATTAATAATTATCATCAAAATTGCCAGAGAATATTAAATGAAAATTCCTGGATAGCAGAAGATATACAAAAAATGTTAGATAATTCTCGCAAGTACCAAATTAATAAAGATTTTAAATCGTGGATAAATTTACATAAACCTTTTTTTGAAATTATAAATTTTATGGAAGAATTAAGCAAAAGAGGAATAAAATCTGGAGTTATAACAACTAAAGGTAAAATATTTGCAGAAAAAATTCTTAAACAATTAAATATTTTTCCAGAATTTATTTTTGGTTATGAATCGGGAACAAAAATCAAAATAGCTGAAAAACTTACACAAACTTATGAAATTTTAGGCTTTATAGAAGATAGAAAAAAAACTCTAATCGATATTAAACAAAATTCAGAAACTTCTCACATTCCATGCTTCTTAGCTGATTGGGGATATTTGAAAGAATCAGATAAAAATAAGTTAAGTAATGAAATCAAATTATTAAAATTAGGAAACCTTGGAGAATTAGTTGCAATTTAA
- a CDS encoding LdpA C-terminal domain-containing domain: MIKIKNKKDKWIKLICGASNEDIVAIEDLCAIYTAAGVDYIDVAAEESIVYAAKKGIDWAKKVFKNSPGLMISISDGNDIHFRKAKFDPLKCPPSCPRPCEKVCPTFAIDNFGIKESKCYGCGRCLNSCPLNLISEYEYNLSKNDLASTLQKIRPNAVEIHTEINRLDSFTKVISILKSSGMKLDKISISCGLNQSFKKAQEPEDLLKALWERYEILNELDIPLIWQLDGRPMSGDLAPTTSRDAVKLFEKIGSDLPPGLIQLAGGTNEKTHELLNSNNLPDGIAFGSAARKIMQPLIEFAHKNNKKLYEYPEIMCLAIKKAQKFLEPWKSSAFK; encoded by the coding sequence TTGATTAAAATCAAGAATAAAAAAGATAAATGGATTAAGTTAATTTGTGGTGCCAGTAATGAAGATATTGTTGCCATAGAAGATTTATGTGCAATTTATACTGCTGCTGGTGTCGACTACATAGATGTTGCAGCAGAAGAATCTATAGTTTATGCAGCAAAAAAAGGAATCGATTGGGCAAAAAAAGTCTTTAAAAACTCCCCTGGATTAATGATAAGTATTAGTGATGGTAATGATATCCACTTTCGAAAAGCAAAATTTGATCCTTTAAAATGTCCCCCTAGTTGTCCAAGACCATGCGAAAAAGTATGCCCCACCTTTGCAATTGATAATTTCGGAATTAAAGAGAGTAAATGTTATGGATGTGGAAGATGTTTAAATAGTTGTCCTCTAAATCTAATTAGTGAATATGAATATAATTTGTCAAAAAATGATTTAGCATCAACACTCCAAAAAATCAGGCCTAATGCAGTAGAAATTCATACAGAAATCAATCGCCTAGATTCTTTTACAAAAGTTATAAGTATCCTTAAAAGTTCTGGAATGAAATTAGACAAGATATCTATTAGTTGTGGATTAAATCAATCTTTCAAAAAAGCCCAAGAGCCCGAAGATCTTTTGAAAGCTCTTTGGGAAAGATATGAAATTCTGAATGAGCTAGATATTCCCCTTATTTGGCAACTAGATGGAAGGCCAATGTCTGGAGATCTTGCTCCTACAACAAGTAGAGATGCTGTTAAATTGTTTGAAAAAATCGGTTCAGATCTTCCACCAGGATTAATTCAATTAGCAGGAGGAACAAATGAAAAAACTCATGAATTGTTGAATTCAAACAATCTCCCAGATGGAATAGCATTTGGAAGTGCTGCAAGAAAAATTATGCAGCCCCTTATTGAATTTGCTCACAAAAATAACAAAAAACTCTATGAGTATCCTGAAATAATGTGTTTGGCGATCAAAAAAGCTCAGAAATTTCTAGAGCCATGGAAATCGAGCGCATTCAAATAA
- the ndhN gene encoding NAD(P)H-quinone oxidoreductase subunit N — protein MPLLLSGKKFHNDLKTNKCLAIFAPLEGGYETRLLRRMKAKGFKTFITSARGLGDPEVFLLKLHGVRPPHLGHQSVGRNGALGEVQQVIPQASELFNENDKNKLLWLLEGQVLSQSELESLIEICTNDNKLTIVVEMGGSRKLEWKPLSNYILDEFES, from the coding sequence ATGCCATTACTTCTCTCAGGGAAAAAGTTTCATAACGATTTAAAAACTAACAAATGTCTCGCAATATTTGCTCCTCTTGAAGGTGGTTATGAAACTCGTCTTTTGAGGAGAATGAAGGCCAAAGGCTTTAAAACTTTTATAACTTCAGCAAGAGGGCTTGGAGATCCAGAAGTTTTCTTGCTCAAATTGCATGGCGTTAGACCACCTCACCTTGGTCATCAAAGTGTAGGAAGAAATGGAGCGCTTGGGGAAGTTCAACAAGTAATCCCACAAGCCTCTGAGTTATTTAATGAAAATGATAAAAATAAATTACTTTGGTTATTAGAAGGTCAAGTATTATCTCAATCTGAATTAGAGAGCTTAATAGAGATTTGCACTAACGATAATAAACTAACAATAGTTGTTGAAATGGGAGGTTCAAGAAAACTTGAATGGAAACCATTAAGTAATTATATTTTGGATGAATTTGAAAGTTAA